A single window of Nicotiana sylvestris chromosome 3, ASM39365v2, whole genome shotgun sequence DNA harbors:
- the LOC104217386 gene encoding uncharacterized protein, with translation MQQVIGSNIKISERVDAHDSAIKNIEVQMGQISMSLNNRPHGTLPADTQINPKDQGLKQLMAVSLRNGKDLDVEQERDRESRQAKTLIPVPIELDELTKLTEVTVQPAQEEHNIQIETEKEAETAREQVVEVVADKEQSQIIGKKRSPAPFLQRLAKYQKEEQYKKFLEMLKQIQVNIPLIDSLKEMSGYAKMMKDLMSRKFDFQDLATLTLTQTCSAVVTRPIAEKLSDPGRFTIPCTIGNFTFAKALCDIRVGKFVFPADCVILDCKVDEEIPIILGRMFLVTMRDLIDFETGELKMRLNDEEITFNVQKSMRRPSEFANCSLIDVVDVIVETDDEMLNIENPLVTCLINLDEVNGEELAEWVLALEGRGFWDRTLEFEPLHLENRVTPPAKPSIQEPPKLELKPLPAHLRYSKSKTAIGWTMIDIKGISPPTGTPKKAEPQHEGSGEERSDKVRMPFGLCNAPATFQRCMMAIFTDMVEDIMEVFMDDFSLVRNSFDECLINLTRVLKQCIDTNLVLNWEKCHFMVQEGIVLGAPGVQVAFEELKKRLVTAAIIIAPDWEQPFELMCDANDYAVGAVLGQRKDKLIHPIYYASRTLSGSQLNYTVTEKEILVVVFAFDKFRSYLIGLKVIVYTDHAALKYLIEKKESKPRLIRWVLLLQEFNLEIRDRKGTENQVADQLSRLEGAENSVEDILETFPDEQLLATSLEEVSWYANFANYLASGIVPHDLSSACHASTFGGYFGGVRTAAKVQETGFFWPTVFKDAHQWVKGCNECQRTENISRHHEMPMNPIQEVEVFDVREIDFMGSFVSSFGNKYILVAVDYISKWVEAAALPTNDARVVVGFLKKNIFTRFGTPRAIISDGGNHFCNQTFEKLLVKYDLNLDIEAKGTTRITELHELESSDTWLLRAQGAMNPSRKRRNTGSSTSGPGSFSRARGQTSVPQFGSTRFVSKPVEDRYNAKATKKLLHEVHIDRQALEVECLNIFNELRRCQLDIFFEVPEEANVQMVREFYANFPEHENEVVTVRNTRVNVSIETIHRVYWLPVFRGEADTYLTRLGRLSRVLEDLRVDGKLPLKASFLTRKIRIGMEPVVNIDELDDESDDDDAEAAEVPPPMRVEEAGSSQPRRSTRLTALEQEMASLHTSITDLGTRVDTLTTQQAKSEKKIMG, from the exons atgcagcaaGTTATTGGGTCTAATATAAAAATTagtgaaagagtagatgcacatgattcagctataaagaatattgaagtgcagatggGCCAAATTTCGATGTCTCTAaacaatcgtcctcatgggacattacctgcagacactcaaataaacccaaaagatcaaggcctgaagcagctgatggcagtgagtctacgGAATGGCAAAGATTTAGATGTGGAGCAAGAGAGGGATCGAGAAAGCAGACAGGCTAAGACACTcataccagtgcccattgagctagatgagttaacgaaactgacagaggtgacagtCCAGCCTGCCCAAGAAGAACATAACATTCAAATTGAGactgagaaagaagctgagacagcCCGGGAACAAGTAGTTGAGGTGGTAGCTGATAAAGAGCAAtcccaaatcattgggaagaagagatcTCCCGCACCATTCCTTCAAAGGCTGGCCAAGTACCAAAAAGAGgagcaatacaagaaattcttggagatgcttaaacaaatccaggtaaatatccCATTGATAGATTCTTTGAAAGAGATGTctgggtatgcaaaaatgatgaaggacttaatgtcccgaaaatttgatttccaagacttggccacgttgactcttactcagacctgtagtgcagtggtgactagaccaattgctGAGAAGCTATCTGACCCAGGGAGATTTACAATTCCCTGCACTATTGGTAACTTCACTTTTGCCAAAGCACTTTGTGATATACgg gtagggaaatttgtatTCCCTGCAGATTGTGTGATCTTAGACTGCAAGGTagatgaagaaattcccataattttgggaaggatgTTCTTGGTCACTATGAGAGATCTAATTGATTTTGAgactggggagctcaagatgagattgaacgatgaagagataacattcaatgtgcaaaaatctatgaggcgaccaagtgaattcgccaattgctctcttattgatgtcgtggatgtaattGTAGAAACTGATGATGAGATGCTGAATATTGAGAACCCTCTTGTTACATGTCTGAtaaatttagatgaggtgaatggagaagaactggcagaatgggtgttggcgttagagggcagagggttctgggatagaactcttgaatttgagcccttgcacttggAAAATAGAGtaactcctccagccaagccatccattcaagaaccaccaaagctggaattgaagccactgcctgctcatctcag GTACTCAAAGagtaagactgccattgggtggaccatgatagacattaaggggatcagcCCGCCTact ggaacaccaaagaaggctgaaccccaacatgaaggaagtggtgaagaaagaagtgataaagtg aggatgccctttggcctatgcaacgcaCCCGCCACAtttcaaaggtgcatgatggctatattcactgacatggtagaggacataatggaggtattcatggatgatttctcattGGTGAggaactcatttgatgaatgtCTTATAAATCTGACTCGTGTGCTGAAGCAGTGTATTGATACTAAcctggttcttaattgggagaagtgtcatttcatggtacaagagggcatagtcttggggGCACCGGGTGTcca ggtagcattcgaggagttgaaaaagaggctagtcacagCAGCCATCATTATtgcccccgactgggagcaaccattcgaactcatgtgtgatgccaatGACTACGCAGTAGGGGCAGTGCTGGGACAGCGGAAAGACAAGCTAATAcatccaatctactatgccaGTAGAACGTTGAGTGGATCCCAGttgaactacactgtgactgaGAAGGAGATATTAGTTGTGGTGTTTGCTTTCGACAAATTCAGATCGTACCTGATTGGCTTaaaggtaattgtatacactgatcatgcagctctcaagtacttgattgagaagaaggagtctaagcCACGCCTAATTCGTTGGGTGTTGCTACTGCAAGAATTCAACCTCGAAATTCGTGATCGTAAGGGCACAGAAAACCAAGTCGCTGACCaactatcacgacttgagggagctgaaaactCAGTTGAGGATATTCtagaaacctttccagacgagcagctaCTCGCTACTAGCCTTGAGGAAGTGTCGTGGTATGCAAACTTTGCGAATTACCTGGCCAGCGGTATAGTTCCCCATGACCTTtcctct GCATGTCATGCATCGACGTTTGGAGGGTattttggaggagtcaggacAGCTGCAAAAGTGCAAGAGACCGGGttcttttggccaacagtgtttaaagatgcacaccaatgggtgaagggctgcaatgaatgtcagcgAACCGAGAATATTTCCCGTcaccatgagatgcccatgaacccgatTCAAGAGGTAGAAGTGTTTGATGTCCGGGAGATTGATTTCATGGGATCCTTCGTCAGCTCTTTTGGCAATAAatacatacttgttgctgtggattacatatccaaatgggtagaagctgcagcgttgcccactaatgatgcaagagtggtggtgggatttttgaagaagaacatattcacccgttttgggaccccaagagcgattatcagtgacggaggcaaCCACTTCTGTAATCAAACCTTCGAGAAGTTGCTAGTTAAGTATgat CTGAACCTAGACATTGAGGCTAAGGGTACAACGAGAATCACTGAATTACATGAGCTCGAGAGTTCAGATACCtggcttttgagagcacaag GTGCAATGAATCCATCTAGGAAGAGACGCAACACCGGGTCATCCACTAGTGGACCGGGAAGCTTCTCGAGAGCTAGGGGTCAAACCAGTGTGCCACAGTTTGGCAGCACTAGGTTTGTCTCCAAACCGGTAGAGGATAGGTACAATGCAAAGGCAACTAAGAAATTGCTACATGAGGTGCATATTGACCGACAAGCCTTAGAGGTGGAATGCCTGAATATCTTCAATGAGTTGAGGAggtgtcagctggacatcttTTTCGAGGTACCGGAGGAGGCCAATGTTCAAATGGTAAGGGAGTTCTATGCTAACTTCCCGGAACATGAGAATGAGGTTGTTACTGTGCGCAATACCCGGGTAAATGTGTCCATCGAGACCATCCACAGGGTGTATTGGCTGCCAGTGTTCAGGGGAGAAGCTGATACTTATC TCACCAGGCTGGGCCGTCTTTCTAGAGTCCTTGAGGACCTTAGAGTTGATGGGAAATTGCCACTGAAAGCCTCGTTCCTGACAAGAAAAATCAGAATTGGGATGGAGCCGGTGGTGAATATTGATGAATTAGATGAtgaatctgatgatgatgatgcggAGGCAGCTGAGGTCCCACCACCTATGAGAGTTGAAGAGGCAGGCTCATCACAGCCCCGCCGAAGTACCCGCCTAACCGCCCTGGAGCAAGAAATGGCTAGTCTCCACACGTCTATCACGGACTTGGGCACCAGAGTTGACACTCTGACCACTCAACAAGCAAAGTCGGAGAAGAAGATTATGGGATGA